In Chitinophaga sp. HK235, a single window of DNA contains:
- a CDS encoding ParA family protein, protein MARVIAIANQKGGVGKTTSAINLASSLAVLEYKTLLVDADPQANSTTGLGFDLRNVQQSLYDCMVNDVQAKDVILESDTPNLKVLPSHIDLVGAELELINHPNRERVMKQVVESVKDDYDFVIVDCSPSLGLITVNALVASNAVIIPVQCEFFALEGLGKLLNTIKIVQSRLNTDLEIEGILMTMYDGRLRLSNQVVDEVKQHFEESVFNTIIHRNTKLGEAPSFGKSVIMYDAASTGAINYLNLAKEILQKHNYTKIKSKDKILR, encoded by the coding sequence ATGGCTAGAGTAATCGCAATCGCTAATCAGAAAGGTGGGGTGGGAAAAACAACCAGTGCAATCAACCTGGCAAGCAGCCTGGCTGTACTGGAATACAAAACATTGCTGGTAGATGCCGATCCCCAGGCTAACAGCACCACAGGACTGGGCTTTGACCTGCGCAATGTGCAGCAGAGCCTGTACGACTGTATGGTAAACGATGTTCAGGCCAAAGATGTGATACTGGAATCTGATACGCCCAACCTCAAGGTACTGCCTTCCCATATCGATCTGGTAGGTGCAGAACTGGAACTGATCAATCACCCTAACCGTGAGCGGGTGATGAAACAGGTGGTGGAGTCTGTAAAAGATGATTACGATTTTGTGATCGTGGACTGTTCCCCTTCATTGGGACTGATCACTGTGAATGCCCTGGTGGCTTCCAACGCGGTGATCATTCCTGTTCAATGTGAATTTTTTGCACTGGAAGGTCTGGGCAAACTGCTCAATACCATCAAGATCGTTCAGAGCAGACTGAATACAGACCTGGAAATTGAAGGTATTCTGATGACCATGTATGATGGTCGTTTGCGCCTCAGCAACCAGGTGGTGGACGAAGTGAAACAACACTTCGAGGAGAGTGTGTTTAACACCATCATCCACCGTAATACCAAACTGGGAGAGGCTCCCAGCTTCGGTAAATCCGTTATTATGTATGATGCAGCCAGTACCGGTGCTATCAACTACCTGAACCTGGCCAAGGAAATACTGCAGAAACATAATTACACGAAAATTAAATCCAAAGACAAAATCTTAAGATGA
- a CDS encoding metal-dependent hydrolase — protein MRYTNYGHSCFAVEIKGKRILFDPFITHNELAKKVDVNAIQADYIFVSHGHEDHTADLIDLAKRTGATVVSNFEIVMWASRQGISKIHPMNTGGKWNFDFGTVKCVAAQHSSSFADGSYAGNPMGFVFMTDEGNFYYSGDTALTMEMELIPDIAQLDFAVLPIGDNFTMGPEDAIAAADMIGCEKIIGIHYDTFGYIKIDKKAVLRMFDDAGVELLLPEIGSTIEV, from the coding sequence ATGAGATACACCAACTACGGTCATTCCTGCTTTGCAGTGGAGATCAAAGGCAAGCGGATACTTTTTGATCCTTTTATCACGCACAATGAACTGGCGAAAAAGGTAGATGTAAATGCCATCCAGGCGGATTACATTTTTGTTTCCCATGGTCATGAAGACCATACGGCCGACCTGATAGATCTGGCCAAAAGAACCGGTGCCACCGTGGTGTCCAACTTTGAGATTGTGATGTGGGCGAGCAGGCAGGGTATCAGCAAGATACATCCGATGAATACCGGCGGGAAATGGAACTTTGATTTTGGTACGGTGAAATGTGTGGCAGCCCAGCACTCCAGCAGTTTTGCGGACGGCTCCTATGCCGGTAATCCGATGGGGTTTGTGTTTATGACAGACGAAGGCAATTTTTATTATAGCGGTGATACGGCCCTGACCATGGAAATGGAACTGATTCCGGACATTGCCCAGCTGGATTTTGCCGTTTTACCGATAGGTGATAATTTCACCATGGGCCCGGAAGATGCCATTGCTGCCGCCGATATGATCGGGTGTGAAAAAATCATCGGTATACATTACGATACCTTCGGGTATATCAAAATAGATAAGAAAGCAGTTCTCCGGATGTTTGATGATGCCGGTGTAGAACTGCTGCTTCCGGAAATCGGAAGTACTATAGAGGTTTGA